The following DNA comes from Neofelis nebulosa isolate mNeoNeb1 chromosome 3, mNeoNeb1.pri, whole genome shotgun sequence.
ACAGACTGTGACATACctacatacacatgtgcacacacacataactaTGTGttcaaataaatatgaataaacactCATGCTGAAGGGCTCACAgtctaaaaagaaatttatttgtttatgagagCCATGATTTGGAACATTAGAAAGTTCTCTGGATAAACGCTGGGAAAAACGTGGTGAGAGGGTGAGACTCAGCAACCCCTGGGCATGTCAAAGCCCTCTTGGGTGAACTCTGTTCTGACTTCAGGCCAAAGGTGTTTGCTCGTGGTGCCCTGACATCTGAGTGGCTGGAAGGCCCTGGCTCTGGAGAActtatttgggacctttcttcttcttctttttcactgGTATTTCATCTAATATAGCATCCACTGCTGCCTCAACTTGCTTTtgtagctttttcttttgtttcctttttttgggcTTTGGGGCCATGTCCTGGTCGTCAGGCGGCCACACACAATCCTCTCCATCCTCAGCAGAAACACCAGAATTCTCGTCCCAACAAGGGTCTCTGAGCTGCCATTCAACTTGGTCTCTCTTCTTCTTGGCCTTGGGTTCGGTGTAATTCTccacatttttatcttttgcctccttctttcttttctttcccctttttctttccatttgggtCTCTGTGAGGTCAGGCCCTGCAGCTATGACCTGTGGCTTATTCTTTAGCTCTGCCATCCGCTTGGCAAAGTACTCCTGGATGGTGAAGGCACTGGTTGTTGTAGTGGAGGGTGCATTCCCATCTGGAGTGGCAGGGCTGGAATCATCCTAAGGtggggaaaaaagttaaaatcagtTAGGCATCAGCTGGTTACTCCTCACAGCATCCTGGGGGCCTGCACATGGAGCTACTCTCACTCACCAGTAGACCAGGCTGAGTGCCTGGCTTCCCcctcatctctttctctccccgttGGTAGAGCTGAACTGCAAAGCACAGAACGAGGCGGCCAGACACTGGTTGAAAGCTGTATTCGACCAGACAGAAGCTAACTTCATATGTTAGCTTCCTAAGTCACCTACCTGGAATTCTGAGTAAACAGCTCCTTAGCAACAATGTTATAAATGATGACTAAGCAACCAGAGTCTCCCTTAAAAAACATGGACACTGAAGTCCTCTAGCTTTGTGATTTTGTTGGACACCTATTTCAGCTCTGTTATCAATTAGACAAGTCTCTGTGCATTAGACCTAGAAACACAGATGACACATGCCTATGTTAACCCTTCCTATAACAGGAGCCCAACACCAACTGGAAGCTGGTGTGTCAGGAACACCTGTCTCCTCTGAAGGCAGAGGGTGGCCCTCCAGGAGAGGACACACGGTGACTGGAAGTGAaggtgttccttcctcttctcagaAATAACAGGTTAGCATGAGGAGTCGTCTTTCCCTCGGCTGGGGGCGGAGAGAAGGGAGATGACCCCATCCCTACCCTGACATGGATTAGATACTCATGGGTGTGTTAGTCTTTTTTCCAAATGTGAAGAATTTACTCACTCATAACAGCTGGGATTAAGTGgggtttatattttaattttaaataaatacattcagcTGTAAGGCTTTAGAAGTGAGAAAATTCCTAATAggctagaataaaaaatgaaatgttggtATCACCATATGGGTTGTGGCTGGCTGGCAGTAAGGCAATGAAAACATGTGAGAGGAAAGAAAGTACCTACAAGATAAAGAATATAAGGACTATGCTTTAAGTCATGTCAATATCTAGAACTGTGCccacagaaaattttaaagtaatcaaGCCATTAAATAATAATGCTAAACTTAGGTTTCCATAATTACCTGgctttttccttcatatttacttattttcacaGGAAGAGACTGGTTGTCTGACCCTTTCATGTTGGAAGGGTGGGTAAACGGTTTTCTGAATAAATCAGTTTCCAAACTAGCATTTTACAAATTATTCTGAACTTGGCAGGCAAAGTTCTGCCCGTGCAGCGAACTTTATCACAAACCAACACATATAAACGGACTATGCATTTTCTTGATACAGAACTCAAAAACCAGCTCAGTGGAATTAACGTAGCATCCTTTTTGAAATTCCAGCAGAATTAATATTCCATCAACGAACAATTGGGCTTTGAGTGTCCACTGCCCCAGGGAGCTCTCCAAAGGGTATCTCACCTTGTATCACAACGTATCCAATCAACACACACCTTATTTTACTCAAGACCCAAAACACAAAATCGTGTGGccgattttaaaattttgaaatgtaaaatgcaGAACATATAGAATAAACCAACTAAGCCTTGGGAAGAAGTTCAAATGTTACCTATCAGCATTCAATTCTGGCTGCAGTCCCATTGGGTAATtgtgcaaaaaaattaaaaatagctgcCCCAGGAGAAAAACACAaggtcatttgtctttttatttcttaaatgttgaaAAAGCTGAAGTTCTGCACAGCAGAACAAAAAGTCTTCTCAAGGTCTCCTGGTGTTAGCTAATCCGGGTTTAATGGACAAGAACAGTCTTGCCTTCCATTTAAGGGCACACAACCACACCCAGACAGTAGATAGTCTGTGAAGGTGGCCCGTTTATGTAAAACAGATCTCATTTAGTTTCATGGCATTAAAAGGAGTTTATCTTATGTGGGCCAACTCTTCTGTGTCTGAGGaactcaaatttaaattatatcttaTGGCTCCTTACCTTGCTCACCTATTTATTACCTCCTGAATTCCTGCTGTTGTTAACAGTTAAATCACAGAACTAGCTGCTGGTATTAATCACACTTTTAACTATTAGGAAATATAAGACTATTTTTGAGTCACTTGTTGAATTCAGCAGGCCTTTCTAATCCCAGAAAATAACTATGCTCATAATTAACTCCTTATGGTGATAAGGATTTTAATAACCATGGGCTACTGCACACCAAGCTTAGCAGGGCATGGAGACAAGCAAGAGGTGCCAGCACCCAAATCTGATTTATCTCAAAGAAAGTGTAGGCAAAACAAAGACTTGATGAAGGGAGCCATTTAAGGCCAAGGGCAGCCACCCTCCCACACTACAGGAATGTATCTGTTTTAAAAACCATGGTAACAGCAGGAATCAGTTGCAGATCTGAATTCCTGTAGGAGCAGTGCCCAGGATTCATACTTCATAAGtccatattttatgattttataaattataaacctAGTTTTACTAGAGTGATTGTAATCCCAGTTTCTACATTCTTGTCCGTGAATATGAAAAATGTACAGCTTTTCAAGAAAACAAGGACTTTTCATATTTCGTCTCTACTTCAAAGTAAGTACCGAAAAAAGCAAGTTACTTTCTAGTTGTTTGAAATACAAACAACTTGCACCTTTCCACATTTCCATTAAACACACAAtacaacctcaaaaaaaaaaaaaaatctgtaataccAAATGTCACTTTAACTACTTTGTAAACTTTGAGAGTGCACCAGTTTGCTAACAATGTTCTAAAAACgagtaaaataaatttacaaatagGTTGAAAACTTCCAGTTCCATATTAAACACTACCAAAGGAGATATGGTTAGCTAGTCACCTTAGTAAACATTTGATTCAAGCTTAGGTATTcagaaacttttttgttttttttttaattctaattctttCTGTTAACTAATGGAGGTCCTCAGGTAAATCCCATAACCTCTCTAGGCTTCAATTACCTATTATCAAGCCAAAGAAGTAGGTCAAACAAAgtaacttcatcttttttttttttttttaagatttacttttcagcgacagagagagacagagtgtgagtgggggaggggcagagagagagggagacagagaatccaaagcaggccccaggctctgagctgtcagcacagagccagactgggggctcgaactcatggactgcgagatcatgacctcagctgaagtcggatgcttaattgcctgagccacccaggcgccccaaaatgaggTAACTTCTAAGGTCCCCTGAAGGCCTAAAATTTCCTGATCTCTGAAGAGACACTTGTGGCTGGCCACTTCTCTATGATATAAGAGAGAAGGCTCAATGAGA
Coding sequences within:
- the PINX1 gene encoding PIN2/TERF1-interacting telomerase inhibitor 1 isoform X2, encoding MSMLAERRRKQKWAVDPRNTAWSNDDSKFGQRMLEKMGWSKGKGLGAQEQGATDHIKVQVKNNHLGLGATINNEDNWIAHQDDFNQLLAELNTCHGQETADSSDNKEKKTFSLEEKSKISKNRVHYMKFTKEWTSMGGLPGLMYSSAKVSAFIDDSSPATPDGNAPSTTTTSAFTIQEYFAKRMAELKNKPQVIAAGPDLTETQMERKRGKKRKKEAKDKNVENYTEPKAKKKRDQVEWQLRDPCWDENSGVSAEDGEDCVWPPDDQDMAPKPKKRKQKKKLQKQVEAAVDAILDEIPVKKKKKKGPK
- the PINX1 gene encoding PIN2/TERF1-interacting telomerase inhibitor 1 isoform X3, which encodes MLEKMGWSKGKGLGAQEQGATDHIKVQVKNNHLGLGATINNEDNWIAHQDDFNQLLAELNTCHGQETADSSDNKEKKTFSLEEKSKISKNRVHYMKFTKGKDLSSRSKTDLDCIFGKRQSKKTPEDDSSPATPDGNAPSTTTTSAFTIQEYFAKRMAELKNKPQVIAAGPDLTETQMERKRGKKRKKEAKDKNVENYTEPKAKKKRDQVEWQLRDPCWDENSGVSAEDGEDCVWPPDDQDMAPKPKKRKQKKKLQKQVEAAVDAILDEIPVKKKKKKGPK
- the PINX1 gene encoding PIN2/TERF1-interacting telomerase inhibitor 1 isoform X1 translates to MSMLAERRRKQKWAVDPRNTAWSNDDSKFGQRMLEKMGWSKGKGLGAQEQGATDHIKVQVKNNHLGLGATINNEDNWIAHQDDFNQLLAELNTCHGQETADSSDNKEKKTFSLEEKSKISKNRVHYMKFTKGKDLSSRSKTDLDCIFGKRQSKKTPEDDSSPATPDGNAPSTTTTSAFTIQEYFAKRMAELKNKPQVIAAGPDLTETQMERKRGKKRKKEAKDKNVENYTEPKAKKKRDQVEWQLRDPCWDENSGVSAEDGEDCVWPPDDQDMAPKPKKRKQKKKLQKQVEAAVDAILDEIPVKKKKKKGPK